The proteins below come from a single Prochlorococcus marinus str. MIT 9215 genomic window:
- the rpsB gene encoding 30S ribosomal protein S2 — protein sequence MAVVSLSEMMEAGAHFGHQTRRWNPKMSKYIYCARNGVHIIDLVKTALCMNNAYKWTRNAAKSGKRFLFVGTKKQASDVVAQEATRCGAAYVNQRWLGGMLTNWTTMKARIERLKDLERMESSGSIAMRPKKEAAVLRRELERLQKYLGGLKGMRRLPDVVVLVDQRRESNAVLEARKLDISLVSMLDTNCDPDLCEVPIPCNDDAVRSVQLILGRLADAINEGRKGSNAERKN from the coding sequence ATGGCTGTTGTATCACTATCAGAAATGATGGAAGCTGGTGCTCATTTTGGGCATCAAACTAGACGTTGGAACCCCAAGATGTCTAAGTATATATATTGCGCGAGAAATGGAGTTCATATTATTGATCTTGTGAAAACAGCATTATGTATGAACAATGCTTATAAATGGACGAGAAACGCAGCAAAAAGCGGTAAACGTTTTCTATTCGTCGGTACAAAAAAACAAGCATCAGATGTAGTAGCTCAGGAAGCTACACGCTGTGGAGCTGCATATGTAAATCAAAGATGGCTTGGAGGGATGTTGACTAATTGGACAACAATGAAAGCTAGGATTGAAAGACTAAAGGATCTAGAAAGAATGGAAAGTAGCGGTTCAATAGCAATGAGGCCTAAAAAAGAAGCTGCAGTATTAAGAAGAGAACTTGAAAGATTACAAAAATACTTAGGTGGACTTAAAGGTATGAGAAGATTACCAGACGTAGTTGTATTGGTTGATCAGAGAAGAGAATCTAATGCAGTATTAGAAGCCAGAAAATTAGATATCTCATTAGTATCAATGTTGGATACAAATTGCGATCCGGATTTGTGTGAAGTTCCAATACCCTGTAACGATGATGCAGTTAGATCAGTGCAACTTATTTTAGGAAGACTTGCAGATGCCATAAATGAGGGTAGAAAAGGCTCTAATGCCGAAAGAAAAAATTAA
- the tsf gene encoding translation elongation factor Ts encodes MGNITAKLVKDLRDKTGAGMMDCKKALNETEGNLDKALEWLRKKGIASAEKKSGRVAAEGSIGSYIHTGSRVGVLLELNCETDFVARGDIFQSLLKDVSMQVAACPNVEYVSIDEIPEDVVKKEKQIEMGRDDLSGKPEQIKEKIVEGRIAKRLNELVLLSQPYIKDSSLTVEELVKQAAAKIGENIKVRRFTRYTLGEGIEKNQMDFAEEVASMQTN; translated from the coding sequence ATGGGAAACATTACAGCAAAACTTGTAAAAGATCTTAGAGACAAGACTGGCGCAGGAATGATGGACTGCAAAAAAGCACTTAACGAAACCGAAGGAAATTTAGATAAAGCTTTGGAATGGTTAAGAAAGAAAGGTATAGCTAGTGCTGAAAAGAAATCTGGAAGAGTTGCTGCTGAAGGTTCAATTGGTAGTTATATACATACGGGATCAAGAGTGGGCGTTCTACTAGAGCTGAATTGTGAAACTGATTTTGTTGCTAGAGGTGATATTTTCCAATCTCTGTTAAAGGATGTTTCAATGCAAGTAGCAGCTTGCCCAAATGTTGAGTATGTCTCAATTGATGAAATACCAGAAGATGTTGTGAAAAAGGAAAAGCAGATTGAAATGGGTAGAGATGATTTATCTGGTAAACCAGAACAAATTAAAGAAAAAATAGTTGAAGGGAGAATAGCAAAAAGACTTAATGAGCTTGTTTTGCTTTCACAACCCTATATTAAAGATAGTTCTCTAACAGTTGAGGAGCTTGTTAAACAAGCAGCTGCAAAAATTGGGGAAAATATTAAAGTAAGACGCTTTACACGATATACATTAGGTGAAGGTATCGAAAAAAATCAGATGGACTTTGCTGAAGAGGTTGCATCAATGCAAACAAACTAG